Genomic window (Ruminococcus flavefaciens AE3010):
CCCAGCTTCTTGATAGTCAGCTCCTTTTCAGGTTCTGCTAAACTTAGCGGCATCATTTTCTCACCCTTCCGATCCATATTTTTTATTATAATATAGTAATGCGAAATCAATTTAATACGTTAGTGCTTTATAACGATTAAATGATATCACCTCTGCTATGATTTGTCAATGATTTAAAAACAGGTGCCATCAAAGTTTGTATACAATAACATAATATTATCACTTGCTAACAAATAAATTGTTAGTAGATACAAATAGTCATTAAAATAATTGACATCATTCCTGCGTGATGCTATAATCATATTGTTAGTTAGTTCTAACAGAATAAATCATTACAGCAGGCTCCTTTCGGTTTCAGAATAAGTGCGATATTCTGTATATCTGAGCCTGCACCGTCAATAATGTGAGCAGTCACATTAAATATATTATAACAGGAGAATACTATGGACTATTTAGAAATCGAAAAGGTTGTCGGACGTGAGATACTGGACTCTCGCGGAAACCCTACCGTTGAAGCCGAGATAACTCTCGCTGACGGCACAGTTGCAAGAGGAACCGCTCCCAGCGGTGCTTCAACAGGTGAATTTGAAGCACTGGAGCTCCGTGACGGCGGTGAACGCTATCTTGGAAAGGGCGTAACAAAGGCTGTCAATAACATCAATACTGTTATTGCCGAGACTATCACAGGCATGGATGCCTCCGACATTTACGCCATTGATGCAGCTATGATAAAGGCTGACGGCACAAAGGACAAGTCAAAGCTGGGTGCAAACGCTATCCTTGCTGTATCTATCGCCTGTGCAAGAGCAGCTGCAGCATCACTTGATATTCCCCTTTACCGTTTTCTCGGCGGAATCCAGGGCACTAAGCTCCCTGTACCAATGATGAATATCCTCAACGGCGGAGCTCACGCTGACAGCGCTGTTGACACTCAGGAATTCATGATAATGCCTGTTGGAGCTCCCACCTTCAAGGAAGCTCTCCGCTGGTGCGCTGAGGTGTTCCACGCGCTGAAAAAGCTGCTCAAGGATATGGGCGACGTTACAGCTGTAGGCGACGAGGGCGGCTTTGCTCCCAACAAGCTCACAAGCGATGAAGAAGCTATCGAGAAGATACTGGAAGCTGTAAAGGCAGCAGGCTTTGAGCCGGGCAAGGACTTCATGATAGCTATGGACGCTGCTTCCTCAGAGTGGAAGAGCGAAAAGGGCAAGGGCTTCTACAAGCAGCCAAAGTCGGGCAAGGAGTTCACCTCCGATGAGCTTATCGCTCACTGGGAAGCACTTGTTGACAAGTACCCCATTATCTCTATCGAGGACGGTCTTGACGAGGAGGACTGGGAAGGCTGGCAGCGCATGACAGCTAAGATAGGTCATAAGGTACAGCTTGTTGGCGACGATCTTTTTGTTACAAATACGGAGCGTCTTGCAAAGGGTATCTCTCTGGGCGCAGGAAATTCTATCCTCATCAAGCTCAATCAGATAGGCTCTGTTTCAGAGACTCTCGAAGCTATCAAAATGGCTCACAAGGCCGGATATACAGCTATCTCGTCACACCGCTCGGGTGAGACCGCCGATACCACTATCGCAGACCTTGCAGTTGCACTTAACACCTGCCAGATAAAGACAGGAGCTCCCTCACGTTCGGAGCGTGTTGCAAAATACAATCAGCTTCTCCGCATCGAGGAGCAGCTGGGCGCTTCTGCATGCTATCCGCAAATGGGTGCATTCAACGTAAAAAAATGATCATATCCGCGGATATTCCATAACAATGTCCGCCTGTATTCAGAAAGAACCGATAAATAAGAAGATCATAAGATAAGGCTGCGCAGAATAGTCTGCGCAGCTTTTCTATTTTTCGGTGCAATTCAATTTGCCGCATCCTCAAACATCTTTCCGTCAACGATACGGACAGTTCTCTGTGCCCATTTAGCTACATTCAGGTCATGAGTTATCATAACGATAGTATTTCCCATTTCGTGGAGCTTGGTAAACAAGCGCAGCACCTCCGTGCCGCTGCTCTGGTCAAGAGCACCTGTTGGCTCATCTGCAAGGAGAAGTGACGGCTTGCTGCACAGAGCACGGGCTATGGCAACTCTCTGACGCTGACCGCCCGAGAGCTCCGATGGCTTGTGGTGGATACGCTCTGAAAGTCCCAGCATATCTATGATATCACGACAGTCCCTTTCAGCCGACTTCCTGTCCTGTCCGCGCATAAGGAGCGGCATTATTATATTCTGCATTACATTATAAGTCGGTATCAGGTGATAGTTCTGGAATATGAAGCCTATCTCGTGATTTCTTATCGTCAGTCAGCTTATCCTCGGAGCATTCTGCGGAATGCTCATGTATCTTGCAGTGGACAACGCTAAGGAATGCAGAAAAAGGAATTCTGATATATCCTTGGTTTTCGGAATTTCCATACCTGTGATGATATTCATAATCTGCGGCTTCAATCATTCAATTGCTGACGCATTCTATATGTTCTCGGCAGGAACTTTTCCTGAGGATATACCGTACATACTGACAGTCGCGGCAGGCAATGCAGCAGGCGGTATTATGATACCGCTTATAAAAAAGATAACTCCGATTTAATACTCCCAAACATACAGAAACAGGGCAGGGATATTTATTCCCTGCCCTGTTTTTTTGTACTTATTCTTTCCTGAACCGCGTGGTAATACTGCCTTTGAAGCAAAGGATACTCCAATAATCAGAATCACTCCTGTGCAGGCAGACATTCTTCACAGCTCCGCCTACCCAAGCGCAACATCAAGTATCATCATCAGAGTAAACCCTACCGAAAGCATGATCACGCCGATATTGGAGTGCTCTCCCTCCGACATTTCGGGTATCAGTTCCTCCACTACAACATAGATCATAGCGCCTGCCGCAAAGCTCAGTAAATACGGCATTGCAGGCAGGAACAGCCCTGCAAACAGTATTGTCAGTGCTGCACCGATCGGCTCAACTGCTCCCGAAAGTACGCCGTCCGCAAATGCTTTTCCTTTGCTTTTGCCCTCTGCATGCAGCGGCATGGATATTATAGCACCTTCGGGGAAATTCTGTATCGCAATGCCAAGTGCAAGCGCAAATGCGCCTCCTGCTGACATTTTGGCTGAACCCGATAAAAAGCCTGCATATACGATACCGACTGCCATTCCCTCGGGGATATTATGCAGCGTGACTGCAAGCACCATCATTGTTGTTCGTGCAAGTCTTGACGGAACGCCCTCTGCCTTTTCTGCATTCATGTGCAGGTGTGGTATCAGGGTATCGAGCAGAAGCAAAAATAATATTCCGCACCAGAACCCGATGACCGCAGGAAGAAATGCGAGTTTTCCTTTATCTTCCGCCATATCCATTGCAGGTATGATAAGGCTCCAGATCGAGGCGGCTGTCATCACGCCTGCTGCAAATCCCGTCAGTGCACGCTGTACCTGTTTGCTCAGACTGTGTCTCATGAAGAATACACAGGCAGAACCAAGTGATGTTCCTAAAAACGGTATCAGAAGTCCCGTAATGATCTGTCTGTTCATTTTCTGCCAATAAGAAGTGCCGAACCGCTCAGGCCAAGAACTTTAGCTTCGCCCTTTGTCATAAACATACCGTCTGTTGTGTCGATAAGCTCTGCTACTTCATAGCCTTCATCATACAGCTCATTGATGAACTGCTGCATATCGCCGTAACGAGCCTTTGACATAATATCATGGATAGCAAATGTACCGCCTTTTTTCAGTACACGCAGAGTCTCACGAAGAAGCTCCTGTTTATTCACACCTGTGATGTTATGATAGACATAGTTGCTTGTAACTGCGTCAAAATATTCATCAGGATAATCCAGCCTGCAGGCGTCGCCCTGATGAAACTCGATATTATGAACGCCCTCTGCATCGGAGTTGTCCTCGCATAGCTGCTGACTGAATGAAGCATACTCCATGCCCCAGCGGTCAATACCGATCATTCGCCCCTGCGGATTACGCTTTGCACAAGCGATAGTCAGTGCACCGCTTCCGCAGCCCACGTCAAGACCTATCCCGCCTTCGGGTAGTGTGATGTATTCCGCAGTACCCTCAACGATCTCTTTTGAAAGCTGACGCTTACCGTCATAAGAGAATTTGCTGTGAGCGTATATGCTCCAAGCCGTCATTGCACCGCACACAAGTGTACCTGCACCTGCTGTTGCGACAAGTGCCTTTTTCATTTTCGGATCAATTTTTGCACACATCAGTGCTGCCGTTCCTGCACCGAGAACCGCTGTTCCGGCAGTAAGCGCAGTTATCATTCCATTCGGCACCCAATTCTTATAATTTGCACTCATTGATTACACTCCTTTTTTTATGCTTAAAATAATGATCTATCAGTCCCATGATCTCGTCAAATGCAGGCTTACAGCCGGGTATAAAGTATTGAAGCGCATAACAGTGATGCATTCCTTTTCCCACATGGATAACGCACTTTGCACCTGCATTCCTGAAACTCTCCGCATAACTCGGCGCAAAGGCGTACAGCGTTTCAGCACTGCCGTAATAAAAATGCGTTATTGGAGCATTGCGGAAGTCGCCGTGTGCGGTCGCAAGGTATATTTCGGGAATATCCCTGCCGTGACACATGATCTCACGGGCAGTGTACATGTACTCCGCAGGTATCATGATGTCTCTTTTGTCAAGTGCCTTTATCGCTGTTTTTTCCGCTTCGGTAACAGGAACGCTTCCGGGCGATATGGGTATCAATAACCCGGGCATGGGAATATTTCTGCCGCTGTCGTTAAGCTCGTTGATGTAAGTGATCAGGTCGAGTATCAGCGCACCGCCCGATGAAAAGCCGAGAAATACGATGTTTTCGGGCTTGTAGAATGTAAGCATTTTCTCATAGCATTCAAATATCATCTGCACATTTTCAAGCATATCATGCTCATGGCAAAGAGGATAATAGGGAAACCACACATCTGAACCTGTTTTCTCTGCAATTTTTCTTGATAGTCCGATATCGCCCTTATCAGAGCCGAGTATCATTCCGCCACCGAACACAAAGAGTATCGCATTTTTGCGCCGTGTCTTCTCAATATTAATTTCAACGCAGTTATACTGCCCCTGTATCAGATGATCGGTATAGTGTGCCTTGTTATCGGTCGGCATTATAAAATGGCGGTTCTTGGCATTCATTTTAGCCGCTTTTTCAAGGACTTCTTCTTTCGCACCGATAAGACTGTTTTTTATTTTTGCTGCTTTTACAACAGCCTTTGTCAGCTTGTAAAGCGGATTGTTCAGTCCATTCGGTGCTTTTACTACTTTATCATGTTCATCAAATCTCATGCTTTTGACCTCCTTTTACTTTTTGATTTCGCTATATTACTCTCGCAAGCAGAATCATAATTCCTGCGGCGATAGCCGCACCGATCACCCATACCAACGCAAGGAATGAACGCTTTTTCAATACTTGAGTCCAAGTCTGCACGAACGGGATATCCTCCGTGCCTTTCAAGATCCGGAATTTGCTGTGTCCAACCCACAGTTTATCAATTATAATACCGTCATAGATATTCATGACTTCCAGAAAGAGAAATGCCTGCAAATAGGCAGTCCTGAGATCACTGACTCAATTCCACACATCAATGATAAGCACCGATACCTGCAACTATAATTCCTGCCAACGGACAGAACAGCAGCGGCCACACAAGACCGTGTTCAGGCACTGCCAGCTTACACCAACCGCTCCATTTCCAATCGGGATGCCCCTCTGCTCCTTTTATAAATCCTTTATCCATGACATATATTCTCGCAAGAACATCCAGAAAAAAGAAATCTCCTGCATTCACAAACATCATTTCTATATATCCTGTCCAGAACAGGTTCTTGAAGACGCTGACACCTGCAAGATGTGCGCTGACCGCCATATATAATAATCATCGTCAGGGTTACGAGGTCCTGATGATTCAAAATGTTCATCACGCATTTCATGAAGTATTACTATCTCAGTCAAAGCTTCACACTCTAAAAATGGTGACTCAGCGTGTTTCAGACTTGCAGGAAGAGTAATGCTTGTAAGAGAATTATTCTCTGAAAAAGCATATTGTTCTATATCTGTTAATGTTTCAGGAAGTTCAAAATCTGTGATTTTAGTACCAAAGAATGCTGAATCTTTGATTATTTTCACT
Coding sequences:
- the eno gene encoding phosphopyruvate hydratase, with the translated sequence MDYLEIEKVVGREILDSRGNPTVEAEITLADGTVARGTAPSGASTGEFEALELRDGGERYLGKGVTKAVNNINTVIAETITGMDASDIYAIDAAMIKADGTKDKSKLGANAILAVSIACARAAAASLDIPLYRFLGGIQGTKLPVPMMNILNGGAHADSAVDTQEFMIMPVGAPTFKEALRWCAEVFHALKKLLKDMGDVTAVGDEGGFAPNKLTSDEEAIEKILEAVKAAGFEPGKDFMIAMDAASSEWKSEKGKGFYKQPKSGKEFTSDELIAHWEALVDKYPIISIEDGLDEEDWEGWQRMTAKIGHKVQLVGDDLFVTNTERLAKGISLGAGNSILIKLNQIGSVSETLEAIKMAHKAGYTAISSHRSGETADTTIADLAVALNTCQIKTGAPSRSERVAKYNQLLRIEEQLGASACYPQMGAFNVKK
- a CDS encoding ATP-binding cassette domain-containing protein — translated: MTIRNHEIGFIFQNYHLIPTYNVMQNIIMPLLMRGQDRKSAERDCRDIIDMLGLSERIHHKPSELSGGQRQRVAIARALCSKPSLLLADEPTGALDQSSGTEVLRLFTKLHEMGNTIVMITHDLNVAKWAQRTVRIVDGKMFEDAAN
- a CDS encoding formate/nitrite transporter family protein; translated protein: MLGAFCGMLMYLAVDNAKECRKRNSDISLVFGISIPVMIFIICGFNHSIADAFYMFSAGTFPEDIPYILTVAAGNAAGGIMIPLIKKITPI
- a CDS encoding ZIP family metal transporter, which encodes MNRQIITGLLIPFLGTSLGSACVFFMRHSLSKQVQRALTGFAAGVMTAASIWSLIIPAMDMAEDKGKLAFLPAVIGFWCGILFLLLLDTLIPHLHMNAEKAEGVPSRLARTTMMVLAVTLHNIPEGMAVGIVYAGFLSGSAKMSAGGAFALALGIAIQNFPEGAIISMPLHAEGKSKGKAFADGVLSGAVEPIGAALTILFAGLFLPAMPYLLSFAAGAMIYVVVEELIPEMSEGEHSNIGVIMLSVGFTLMMILDVALG
- a CDS encoding class I SAM-dependent methyltransferase; the protein is MSANYKNWVPNGMITALTAGTAVLGAGTAALMCAKIDPKMKKALVATAGAGTLVCGAMTAWSIYAHSKFSYDGKRQLSKEIVEGTAEYITLPEGGIGLDVGCGSGALTIACAKRNPQGRMIGIDRWGMEYASFSQQLCEDNSDAEGVHNIEFHQGDACRLDYPDEYFDAVTSNYVYHNITGVNKQELLRETLRVLKKGGTFAIHDIMSKARYGDMQQFINELYDEGYEVAELIDTTDGMFMTKGEAKVLGLSGSALLIGRK
- a CDS encoding alpha/beta hydrolase, yielding MRFDEHDKVVKAPNGLNNPLYKLTKAVVKAAKIKNSLIGAKEEVLEKAAKMNAKNRHFIMPTDNKAHYTDHLIQGQYNCVEINIEKTRRKNAILFVFGGGMILGSDKGDIGLSRKIAEKTGSDVWFPYYPLCHEHDMLENVQMIFECYEKMLTFYKPENIVFLGFSSGGALILDLITYINELNDSGRNIPMPGLLIPISPGSVPVTEAEKTAIKALDKRDIMIPAEYMYTAREIMCHGRDIPEIYLATAHGDFRNAPITHFYYGSAETLYAFAPSYAESFRNAGAKCVIHVGKGMHHCYALQYFIPGCKPAFDEIMGLIDHYFKHKKRSVINECKL